The following coding sequences are from one Dermacentor silvarum isolate Dsil-2018 chromosome 4, BIME_Dsil_1.4, whole genome shotgun sequence window:
- the LOC119449319 gene encoding uncharacterized protein LOC119449319, with translation MEFNILFKRTIVDNIQHGCSRLCSIILEHGEQDEVVRFSAMASEDGVLGVLNFIAGRCNESLDAILTETAAVPLTPCLQRASDGSLALHINAQRLFVKSSLLAGLACLFASFGASMLSTQKGSQDFDIY, from the exons ATGGAGTTCAATATATTGTTCAAACGAACAATAGTGGACAACATTCAGCACGGCTGCAGCCGTCTGTGCAGCATCATTCTGGAGCACGGGGAGCAGGACGAGGTTGTAAGATTCTCTGCCATGGCTTCTG AGGATGGTGTGCTTGGCGTCCTCAACTTCATTGCAGGCCGCTGCAATGAATCACTTGATGCTATCTTGACAGAG ACAGCTGCGGTCCCACTAACTCCATGCCTCCAGAGGGCATCTGATGGCTCCCTCGCGCTACACATCAATGCGCAGCGATTGTTTGTGAAATCGTCACTGCTGGCAGGCCTGGCCTGCCTTTTCGCTTCGTTTGGGGCTTCCATGTTGTCTACCCAAAAAGGCTCACAGGATTTTGACATTTATTGA